GAGCTATAAATCGTTCGGCAAAGGAATCGCACAATTGCGCGAGGAGGGCGCCGTGCAAGTCTTCTATCCGTGGGGGTCGATGCGGACCGAACCGATCCTCGCCGTCGTCGGCGAGCTGCAGTTCGAGGTCGCCAAGTACCGCCTGGAGTCGGAATACAACGTCAAAACGGTCTTTACGACGCTGCCCTTCACCTTGGCGCGGCACGTCGAAGGCGAGCGCGACTCGATTGCGCGCGCGCAGCTGCCCTCGAACGCGCGGTTAGTGGAAGACTGGGACGGGCGTCCGGTCGCGCTCTTCGAAAGCGAGTGGAGCCTGCGTCTCGCCCACGAATGGAACCCGGCGTTGAGTTTCGTGCGATTCTCGGCCGACACGTCCAAGGAGGCTGTAGCATGAAAAGAGCGTTTGCCCTGCTCGCCGTCGCGCTGTTGACGGCGTGTTCGTTCCAAAATCGGTACGAGCGCGAAGCCGAGAAGTTGACGCGCGCGGCGATGAACAACGACTTCGGACCGGTTCAGAACGACCTTGCCAAGGGTACGCACATCACGCGCGTCCAGATCGCCGAGTGGTCCGACGAGCTTTCCGAGCAAGGGTCGCTGCGCTCGGTTAAGGAGACGACCGACGGCTGCTCGCCCGGGGAGCACTGCTTTACCGTCAAATTCGACAAGCACGACTACTTGGAAACGATGCGCTTGAACGAGGAAGGGAAAGTCGTCGATTGGCACTTCCACATGGTGCAGGGACAGACCTAACGCCGCTTCCGGTCGGGTTCTCCGACGTTCAAGCCGCCGCGGAGCGTCTGCGCGGCGTTGCGCATCATACTCCGGCGGTCCGTTCGCGAACCCTCGACGAGCGCTGCGGCGCCAAGGTGTACCTCAAGTGCGAGAACGTGCAGCGCATGGGTGCGTTCAAGTTTCGCGGCGCGTACAATCTCTTGTCGTCGCTTTCGCCGGAGCAGCGGCGCGCCGGCGTCGTTGCATTCTCGAGCGGTAACCACGCACAGGGCGTCGCACTCGCGGCGCGGCTGCTCTCCATCCCGGCGACGATCGTCATGCCCACCGACGCTCCATCCGTCAAGCTCGACGCGACGCGCGGATATGGCGCCGAGGTGGTGCTGTACGAGCGCGAGCGATCGCATCGCGAAGAGATCGCAGCAGCAATCGCCGCCGAGCGCGGCGCCACCATCGTTCCGCCGTTCGACGATCCACGCATCGTCGCCGGCGCGGGAACGGCTGCGCTCGAGTTGCTTGCCGACGCAGGAGCGCTCGATGCAATCGTAACGCCGGTCGGCGGCGGGGGGTTAATGGGCGGCACCGCGCTGGCGGCGCACGGCATCGATCCGGCGATCGAGATCTACGGTGTCGAACCGGAGGCCGGCGACGACTTCGCGCAATCCCTCGCACGAAGCGAGCGCGTAACGATCGGCGTTCCTAAAACGATTGCCGACGGATTGCAGACGACGTCGCCGGGCGAGTTGACTTTCGAAATCGCGCGGCGCCACGCGTGCGCCATCGTCACGGTGAGTGACGACGAACTGCGCGAGGCGGTACGCTTTGCCTTTGCGAGGCTCAAACTCGTCGTCGAGCCGAGCGGTGCCGCAGCCATCGCCGCGCTGCTGCATCACCGCATCGCCGGTCTCGACGGAAAACGCGTGGGAGCCGTCATTAGCGGCGGCAACGTCGACGGCAAACATTTCGCGGCCATCGTCGGTTAGCGTTCGTTTCGCGCATGTTCGCTAGGCGACATTGGATACCGCCGGCGGGGCTGCTCTTCGGCCAACTTTGCCACGGCGCGTCGTGGCTGCTCGCCCTCTCGATTGCAATGTGGTTACACGCAGATCCGACGGTGCTGCCCGCGATCGCGTGGATCCATCTGGTTGCCTTAGGATGGATTACCGTGACCGCGTTCTCGATTCTGCTCCACGCGATCCCGGCGTTTCTCGACGTGACGTGGAAGCACGAATCGCTCGCACGCGTTTGCGTCGGCATCGCCGCCGCGGCGATCGCGGCGTTCGTCGTTACGCTGTGCGTCGCCGTGCCCGCGCTCGGTATCGCTGCGTCGGTCGTCGCGATCGCGCTCCTCACGTACCTGGTCACCGCGTGGGAGACGCTCGCCGGAGCGTTCCGCTCGGAGGATCGCATCGATCGCGCCGTTGCGCGCGCCTTCGCCATGACGCTTGCGATGTTGGCGCTGGCGATCGCGTTGGGACTGAGCTTGGCGTGGGCGCTGACCGGCGCTTTCGGTGTGTCGTGGATCTCGCGGCTTCCCGGCGCGCATGCGAACGTCGCGCTATTTGGTTGGCTGACGTTGCTGATCTACGGCGTGTCGGCATGCACGCTGCGGCCCATCACGGGTACGCGATCGCGCTGGACCGCAATGCATATCGTCGTCGGAACCGCGACGCTCGTCGGCGCACTCGTGCTGCCGGCCGGCCTGGCTCTAGGGTCGGAAACCATGACGTGGATCGGTGCGGCGCTGCTCGCGCTCGGCGCGGCCGCGTACGTGGTCGATACGAGCGACGTGCTCCTGCGATCGACGAATCCGCACGGTCCGCCGAAAGCGTTCGTCGCGGCGGCACTCGTGTGGCTCGCCGTCGCGATGGTGTTGGGAGCGGGCGTTCTTTTAGGGCATCCGTGGCAAGCTGCGTACGTCTTCGTCTTGCTGATGGGGTGGGTCGCGCAAATGGTCGACGCGCACGTCTTCCACATCGGCGTTCGTCTCGTATCGACGATCTACCGCGGCGAGGATGACGAGACACGCCCGATCGAACTGCTCGACGCGCGGCTCGCGTGGCTTTCGTTCGTCCTGTTCCAACTTGCGGTCGCCGCATTGGCCGCGGGCTTACTCTTGCCTTCGAAGAATGCGTGCGCGCTCGGCGCGTTTCTGGGTTTGTGCGCTTGGGTCGTTACGATGACGGCGATGATCGGGGCGCGTCGGGCTGCGCGAGCTTAGCGACGGTAGCACGCAGCTCCGTCGTGTCGATCCCCGCCTTTTCCGCGATCTGCAGGAGCAGCGCTTCCTGCGCTTGCTGGTGATAGAGCAGACGTGAGATCGTCGAGTGGTCCTCGTCGGCTCGAATAGTGTCGTGCAGCGATTGCTGGCGGCCGGCAACGGCGACCACCACGATCAGGACCAGTTGAACGACGTTCGAGACCGTTAACATAAAGACGAACGGAAACGGATCCATCTTCGTGATCTGACCGACCACGATCCAGATGATTTGAAAGACAATCACTGCGACGAGCGTCAGCGGAGCGCCGGTCCCAGCTGCGATGCGCTGACACAGCTTCTCCGTAACCGACGTCTGTTGGGCCTGAATATCGTTGACGTTGCGAACTGCAGGATGATGAAACATTATTGACGCCCCATCGAATAGAACTCCGGATTCGGGCGCATGTCCATGAGACCGGCCATGCGGTTCGAGAACCCGAAAAAGGCTGCAATCGCGGCGACGTCCCAGACGTCGTCGTCGCTCAAGCCGGCCGCGCGCAGCGCTTCGATCTCTTCATCGGACGCCGCGAAGGCCGGTTCGTTTACGCGCGACGCGAACGAAAGAATCGCTCGCAGGCGAGGAGAGAGATCGGCGGTGCGCCAGTTGTTGGCGATCTGCTCGGCCACAATGGGATCCTTTCCGAGGATTCGCAGAGCGGCACCGTGAGCGGTCAGGCAGTATTGACAGCGGTTTTCCGACGATACCGCAACGACGATTGCCTCGCGCTCGGCCCGGCTCAAGCCGCCCTCGCCCTTCATGAGCACGTCGTGATAGCCCATGAAGGCACGAAAGTGCTCGGGCCGGCGCGCGTACGCGCGAAAGACGTTGGGGACGAAGCCGATCTTGGCGCGATTGGCTTCGTAGATCGCACGGATATCGTCGGGAAGCCGGTCTTCGGGCGGCTCTCCGAATCGAGAAACAAAAGAAGGACGCTGCATAGCAACGTCCTCCGTTCGCCGAGTTATGCGATGGTCCTTATGAGGCTTTGATGTCTCCGCACGAAACGTAAGTGCCGAGGTCCGACGCGCTCTTGTGCACGTTGATCGCGTAGTGCCCTTTGAGCAGGTCGTCGAGCGAAACGCCCTTGACGACGGTGGTCGAGCTTCCGTTTTCGAGGCTGACCAGCGCGTATTCGGGCGCCTTCGAGATGTTTGCGCACGTGCCGATATGGATGTGCGTTGGCTGCGCCTCGGCCGGCGCGTTCTTGAGCGAAACGACAACCTTGACGCCGTCGGGTCCTTGAGTCAAGGTCGCGGTGCCGGTTTCGCCGGATCCGTTGAGGGCTTTCATGTCGACGGTCACCGCAGTGGTCGCCGCGTGCGCTGCGACGAGCGTCGCACCA
The sequence above is drawn from the Candidatus Baltobacteraceae bacterium genome and encodes:
- a CDS encoding pyridoxal-phosphate dependent enzyme translates to MALPHGAGTDLTPLPVGFSDVQAAAERLRGVAHHTPAVRSRTLDERCGAKVYLKCENVQRMGAFKFRGAYNLLSSLSPEQRRAGVVAFSSGNHAQGVALAARLLSIPATIVMPTDAPSVKLDATRGYGAEVVLYERERSHREEIAAAIAAERGATIVPPFDDPRIVAGAGTAALELLADAGALDAIVTPVGGGGLMGGTALAAHGIDPAIEIYGVEPEAGDDFAQSLARSERVTIGVPKTIADGLQTTSPGELTFEIARRHACAIVTVSDDELREAVRFAFARLKLVVEPSGAAAIAALLHHRIAGLDGKRVGAVISGGNVDGKHFAAIVG
- a CDS encoding peroxidase-related enzyme (This protein belongs to a clade of uncharacterized proteins related to peroxidases such as the alkylhydroperoxidase AhpD.) — its product is MQRPSFVSRFGEPPEDRLPDDIRAIYEANRAKIGFVPNVFRAYARRPEHFRAFMGYHDVLMKGEGGLSRAEREAIVVAVSSENRCQYCLTAHGAALRILGKDPIVAEQIANNWRTADLSPRLRAILSFASRVNEPAFAASDEEIEALRAAGLSDDDVWDVAAIAAFFGFSNRMAGLMDMRPNPEFYSMGRQ